The Arachis duranensis cultivar V14167 chromosome 2, aradu.V14167.gnm2.J7QH, whole genome shotgun sequence genome has a window encoding:
- the LOC110272370 gene encoding uncharacterized protein LOC110272370 yields the protein KSRKPKVDLLSRNLASPQYSDNSHDYDDDHNEDDEEDDEEEEAVTNKQNHFNDETLIHPHSLLPSPAPPHTLKSTSPPRNEDVSSGIGTFIRQRSSGLSDAILKRISTFRQNDDVSDKKKVEIMEFNLSGVKVVVEQKQEEVNQLKGRITFFSRSNCRDCTAVRKFFREKGLPYVEINIDVFREREKELMERTGVSAVPQIFFNEKMFGGLVALNSLRRSGDFDRRVAEMLAEKCPDVAPAPPVYGVDPINHDRKDELYDQIRFVRQKIVISDRWRRMKIVRDCFVGEELVNALVEYLGCARSEAVVLGKQLARKHFIHHVFGEHDFEEGNHVYRFLEHEPFIESCYNFRDATNYNEPKSAAVVGDRLTKIMYAILESYASDDRQYIDYDAVRQSEEFRRYVNMTEDLHRVNLLELSENEKLAFFLNLYNAMVIHAIVRIGYPEGVMERMSFNTTFQYLIGGSPFSISDIKNGVLRCNQRSAYSLGKPFGTGDKRLEVVLVKFNPLIHFGLCMGSKFSPKIRFFSAQRVEDELRGATRDFFENNNGIEVDLEKRTVHLTPLLKWFGGDFGTEKDILNWVLNYLSPSKSGLLSHLLCDAGPVNVSYKNFDWSMKT from the exons AAATCTCGCAAACCGAAAGTAGACCTACTATCTCGTAATCTCGCTTCTCCTCAGTATTCCGATAACAGCCACGACTACGACGACGATCACAACGAAGACGACGAAGAAGAcgacgaggaagaagaagccgtaacaaacaaacaaaatcatTTCAACGACGAAACGCTCATCCATCCTCATTCACTCCTTCCATCTCCCGCGCCGCCACACACTTTAAAATCCACGTCACCACCTCGAAACGAGGACGTTTCCTCCGGAATCGGCACCTTCATCAGACAGCGAAGCTCCGGCCTCTCGGACGCAATCTTAAAGAGGATCTCGACGTTTCGCCAAAACGACGACGTTTCGGACAAGAAGAAGGTGGAAATCATGGAGTTCAACCTCTCCGGTGTCAAGGTGGTAGTAGAGCAGAAACAGGAGGAAGTGAATCAACTGAAAGGAAGAATCACCTTCTTCTCGAGATCGAATTGCAGAGACTGCACCGCCGTGAGGAAATTCTTCAGAGAGAAAGGACTTCCGTACGTTGAGATAAACATCGACGTTTTCAGGGAGCGTGAGAAGGAGTTAATGGAGAGAACCGGAGTCTCAGCGGTGCCGCAGATTTTCTTCAACGAGAAGATGTTCGGCGGTTTGGTGGCGCTTAACTCGCTGCGTAGAAGCGGCGATTTCGATCGGAGGGTGGCGGAGATGCTGGCGGAGAAGTGTCCCGACGTAGCGCCGGCGCCGCCGGTGTACGGTGTCGATCCTATAAATCATGATAGGAAAGACGAACTTTATGATCAGATTAGGTTCGTACGGCAGAAAATTGTGATCAGTGATCGGTGGAGGAGGATGAAGATCGTGAGGGACTGTTTCGTTGGCGAAGAGCTCGTTAATGCTTTGGTTGAATACCTTGGTTGCGCGCGTAGCGAG GCTGTAGTGCTCGGAAAACAGTTAGCCAGGAAGCACTTCATCCACCATGTTTTCGG gGAACATGATTTTGAGGAGGGAAATCACGTATACCGTTTCCTTGAGCATGAACCTTTTATCGAAAGTTGCTACAATTTCCGTGATGCCACAAATTATAATGAACCAAAGTCTGCAGCTGTTGTTGGCGACAGGCTTACCAAGATTATGTATGCCATTCTTGAGTCCTATGCTTCTGATGACAGACAATATATTGATTATGATGCCGTTAGACAAAGTGAAGAATTTCGTAG GTATGTAAATATGACAGAGGATCTCCATCGGGTCAACCTATTGGAACTATCAGAAAACGAGAAACTTGCCTTCTTCTTAAATTTGTATAATGCCATGGTCATCCATGCTATTGTTAGAATAGGTTATCCAGAAGGTGTAATGGAAAGAATGTCATTCAATACCACTTTTCAGTATTTAATTGGAGGCAGCCCTTTTTCTATATCTGATATAAAAAATGGTGTCCTCAGATGCAATCAGAGGTCAGCATATTCCTTAGGCAAACCCTTTGGCACAGGAGACAAGCGATTGGAG GTTGTTCTTGTCAAGTTTAATCCGTTAATTCACTTTGGACTTTGTATGGGTTCAAAGTTCAGTCCAAAGATTAGATTCTTCTCAGCTCaaagagtagaagatgaattaagAGGTGCTACAAGAGACTTCTTTGAGAATAATAATGGAATTGAAGTGGACCTGGAGAAGAGAACAGTTCATCTCACTCCGCTTTTAAAGTG GTTCGGTGGTGATTTTGGTACAGAGAAAGATATACTAAATTGGGTACTTAATTACTTGAGTCCCAGTAAATCAGGCCTTTTGTCTCATCTCTTATGTGATGCTGGCCCTGTTAATGTTTCCTACAAGAATTTTGATTGGTCAATGAAAACTTGA
- the LOC127745002 gene encoding vacuolar protein sorting-associated protein 2 homolog 3-like produces the protein MVLRKKKKKEENNDGGRDDDNNKEERGKKEEELNAEKSPFQRTYATQAATKVLARQLVRLTQQIANLQGSRAQMRGIATHTLFVELVKSMDSVCCLLEPGKQLFTAAFVELVKSMDSVCCLLEPGKQLFTAAVEEETGIKFKLEDMVDLTAFLDSSTGCRFFPSPASIGMDNLNA, from the exons ATGGtattgaggaagaagaagaaaaaagaagagaataatgATGGTGGTcgtgatgatgataataataaagaagaaagaggaaaaaaagaggaagag CTCAATGCAGAGAAGAGCCCTTTTCAGCGGACTTATGCGACTCAG GCTGCAACTAAAGTTCTTGCTCGACAGTTGGTAAGGCTTACGCAGCAGATTGCTAACCTTCAAGGTAGTCGAGCTCAGATGAGAGGCATAGCAACTCACACACTG TTTGTGGAACTGGTTAAGTCTATGGATTCTGTTTGCTGCTTGCTTGAACCTGGGAAACAGCTATTTACTGCTGCT TTTGTGGAACTGGTTAAGTCTATGGATTCTGTTTGCTGCTTGCTTGAACCTGGGAAACAGCTATTTACTGCTGCT GTTGAAGAGGAGACTGGCATAAAGTTCAAACTTGAAGACATGGTTGATCTCACTGCTTTCTTGGATTCTTCAACAGGATGCAGATTTTTTCCCTCACCG GCTAGTATTGGAATGGATAACTTGAACGCTTAA
- the LOC107475746 gene encoding uncharacterized protein LOC107475746, translating to MLFGKREAKMIGHEECEGSHFGDINVSDMQGFNVELESDELPYTFLQKVSCIKTLQVKNSSIKEIFCSKRPSLDCAEFLPHLKELKLASLSELIFIGFERSWIRESSILKTLVTLEVKSCSGLTSLVSSPVCFSNLTHLTVSECDSMIYLFTSSTAKSLSQLKEMKISNCKSMQWIMFNEGEELIHEEIVFEQLHELQFKSLKSLRRFYNGDFALIFPSLEELKVIKCNRMESFCEGTINTNKLSEVVFDDSFKGVRIPFEVDLNSTLRNTYKTEVATFVREVKDLKLNEHPIIHGIWNGPFQVPSLCFIRLKILIVEKCEFTCIVIPSHILSLLCKLEELVVRQCESVKTIFEVTREAKDTKINPLRSGLKKLTIEQLPNLEHVWDSDPTQQVCYFESLQEVYVHGCNNLQRLFPISVAENLNKLEKLEVTECDRLVEIVAKDEADVEGAPKEFTLQSMTSIKLWSLPELKCFYPAPHKLECPKLEEVHLFHCDKLKTFQFESQEFQCPQAENQAIFLPEKVIPYLKFLAVSKEEIMMMLHVNNLSKLEALQLQCFHDDSDTLPYEFLQRLPNIEKLVVCCSSFKEIFCTKRPTMDCVKESIPQVKCLQLSSLTQLNSIGLEHSWVQHISENIEKLQMDKCHSLRSIAPSEVSFSNLIELNISECNGLVNLFTPSTSRTLQQLKNMSIENCESLKEIVSEEEVEESSGHVGEEIIVFHKLKTLSLCSLPNLGRFYNGNIGLKFPSLVHLLLIDCSKMESFCAGTVSVNRWMEVQFKDEEDIEVVPFDDMGEKHAFLVEDDLNCAVRKVFEGFY from the exons ATGTTGTTTGGTAAAAGAGAAGCGAAGATGATTGGACATGAAGAATGTGAGGGAAGCCACTTTGGCGACATAAATGTTTCTGATATGCAGGGTTTTAATGTTGAGCTTGAGTCTGATGAACTTCCATATACATTTCTCCAAAAGGTGTCCTGTATAAAAACTCTGCAAGTGAAAAATAGTTCTATCAAAGAGATATTTTGCTCTAAAAGGCCTAGTTTGGATTGCGCCGAATTTCTACCACATCTTAAAGAATTGAAGTTGGCTTCTCTTTCCGAACTAATTTTCATAGGATTTGAACGTTCTTGGATACGAGAATCATCAATTCTCAAAACTCTGGTAACTTTAGAAGTAAAAAGCTGCTCTGGTTTAACAAGTTTAGTTTCTTCTCCTGTGTGTTTCTCCAATCTGACGCATTTGACTGTATCTGAATGCGATAGCATGATATATTTGTTCACATCTTCAACAGCTAAAAGTTTGTCTCAACTCAAAGAGATGAAAATATCTAATTGTAAATCCATGCAATGGATTATGTTTaatgaaggagaagaattaATTCATGAGGAGATAGTATTTGAGCAGCTGCATGAATTACAATTTAAGAGTTTAAAAAGCCTTAGAAGATTTTACAATGGGGATTTTGCCTTAATCTTTCCATCATTAGAGGAATTGAAAGTGATTAAGTGCAACAGGATGGAATCTTTCTGTGAAGGTACCATCAATACTAACAAGTTGTCAGAAGTAGTCTTTGATGATTCATTTAAAGGTGTTAGAATCCCATTCGAAGTTGATCTCAATTCTACTTTACGAAATACTTACAAGACAgag GTTGCAACATTTGTGAGGGAAGTAAAGGACTTGAAGCTCAACGAGCACCCAATAATACATGGAATATGGAATGGTCCATTTCAAGTTCCATCCTTGTGCTTCATCAGATTGAAGATCTTGATTGTGGAAAAATGTGAATTCACGTGTATTGTAATACCCTCTCACATACTCAGTTTACTATGTAAATTGGAAGAGTTGGTAGTGCGACAATGTGAGTCCGTGAAAACAATATTTGAAGTGACACGTGAAGCAAAAGACACAAAGATCAATCCTTTAAGGTCTGGCTTAAAGAAACTGACTATTGAGCAGCTCCCAAATCTTGAACATGTTTGGGATTCAGATCCTACTCAACAAGTTTGCTACTTTGAGAGCCTTCAAGAAGTGTACGTGCATGGATGCAACAATCTTCAAAGGTTGTTTCCAATATCTGTAGCCGAAAATCTGAATAAACTTGAGAAACTGGAAGTAACAGAGTGTGACAGATTGGTGGAAATTGTTGCAAAGGATGAAGCAGATGTTGAAGGAGCTCCTAAAGAGTTTACATTGCAAAGCATGACCTCCATAAAACTGTGGTCTTTGCCAGAATTGAAATGTTTCTACCCTGCACCCCACAAGTTAGAATGCCCCAAGCTAGAGGAAGTGCACTTATTCCACTGTGACAAGTTGAAGACATTCCAATTTGAGTCTCAGGAATTTCAATGTCCACAAGCAGAGAATCAAGCCATTTTCTTGCCAGAAAAG GTAATCCCGTACTTGAAGTTTCTAGCAGTCAGCAAGGAGGAGATCATGATGATGTTGCATGTGAACAACCTTTCAAAATTAGAAGCTCTTCAATTGCAATGTTTTCATGATGATTCAGATACTTTACCATATGAATTTCTTCAACGGCTGCCCAACATAGAAAAGCTCGTTGTATGTTGTAGCTCTTTCAAAGAGATATTCTGCACTAAAAGACCTACCATGGATTGTGTCAAAGAAAGTATTCCACAAGTGAAGTGTTTGCAGTTGAGTTCCTTGACTCAGCTGAATTCCATTGGGTTAGAGCATTCTTGGGTGCAACACATTTctgaaaatattgaaaaattgCAAATGGATAAGTGTCATAGTTTGAGGAGTATAGCACCAAGCGAGGTATCGTTCTCGAACCTAATAGAGTTGAACATATCAGAATGTAATGGGCTTGTGAATTTGTTCACACCTTCAACAAGCAGAACTCTGCAACAGCTGAAGAACATGTCCATAGAAAACTGTGAATCACTGAAAGAGATTGTGTctgaagaagaagtagaagagtcATCAGGGCATGTAGGAGAGGAGATAATAGTATTTCATAAACTGAAAACTCTGTCCCTTTGCTCTCTACCAAACCTTGGAAGGTTTTACAATGGCAACATTGGGTTAAAATTTCCATCCTTGGTTCATTTGTTGCTAATCGATTGCAGCAAGATGGAAAGTTTTTGTGCAGGTACAGTATCTGTGAACAGGTGGATGGAAGTTCAATTCAAGGACGAAGAAGATATAGAAGTCGTCCCGTTTGATGATATGGGAGAAAAACATGCATTCTTGGTTGAGGATGATCTCAATTGCGCTGTACGGAAGGTATTTGAAGGG TTCTATTAG